In Montipora foliosa isolate CH-2021 chromosome 13, ASM3666993v2, whole genome shotgun sequence, one DNA window encodes the following:
- the LOC137983273 gene encoding uncharacterized protein isoform X1, which yields MNCNQLNYFSQRRYHKMMTCEAHCGITSSFRACCQSGSCYQQFDAIPSQTLCIGRSLANGNNRHMMAAAQTGSPYLSAHSTVTRMASYSSSNECFLRPFLTREEYLWCSNLGAWSNCTTSKNVISPVAYQHGTSVRNFTGISTQSRPNSTGYPSFCNSGFDGYLCGQPACVPRSHAPKTSSSSEIQDKMTTNNPSHLSKSTVYKKRASECNLGKKKFASASHSRECIYHQPRRHMETNTAKDTTKEIHISTVVHKGSASKTMRRISEQYLCGDKSFDEMPPVCSLTVRQEAKGNKKRSTLLYNTTNKGYQHADVNKSFSYAGKRKSCAKLENDIYLKNKRPRIDRIVPETNAVNTTIELTDAWRKYLDGSLSISSYRTGNKTTNGAQQMRKCHKDGKMDTTAVTSRPFGKEGLIRNNGGKSMELANKLPKAAKPIPRQLVKNGGKRLLSGGYALDYDTLPKVVDVLPSNVATFISGSFSSIKE from the exons aTGAATTGTAATCAGCTAAATTACTTTTCACAACGCAGGTACCACAAAATGATGACGTGTGAAGCTCACTGCGGAATAACATCATCATTCCGAGCTTGTTGCCAGTCAGGGTCATGTTATCAACAGTTTGATGCCATTCCAAGCCAAACCTTGTGTATCGGCCGTAGTCTTGCCAATGGGAATAACCGGCATATGATGGCTGCAGCTCAGACAGGAAGTCCTTATC TTTCCGCGCATTCGACTGTTACAAGAATGGCCAGCTACAGCTCGTCAAATGAGTGTTTCCTGAGACCTTTCCTAACCAGAGAGGAATACCTATGGTGCAGCAACTTGGGCGCATGGTCAAACTGTACCACCTCAAAGAATGTCATATCCCCAGTCGCTTACCAACACGGTACTTCCGTCCGAAATTTCACAGGGATATCAACGCAAAGTCGACCTAATTCTACTGGTTACCCTTCTTTTTGTAACAGTGGCTTCGATGGCTACTTATGCGGCCAACCAGCGTGTGTTCCAAGGTCCCACGCCCCAAAGACGTCTTCATCGTCAGAAATTCAAGACAAAATGACCACCAACAATCCAAGTCACCTTTCAAAGAGCACAGTTTACAAGAAAAGGGCAAGTGAATGCAATCTCGGGAAAAAGAAATTTGCAAGTGCTTCACATTCCCGTGAATGTATTTATCATCAGCCTCGTAGACATATGGAAACAAACACAGCTAAGGATACAACCAAAGAAATTCATATTTCTACAGTCGTTCATAAGGGGTCTGCATCTAAAACTATGAGAAGAATTAGTGAGCAGTACCTATGTGGAGATAAGAGTTTTGACGAAATGCCACCCGTTTGCAGCTTGACTGTTCGCCAAGAAgcaaaaggcaacaaaaagagaTCCACTCTTCTTTACAATACAACAAATAAGGGCTACCAACACGCCGATGTAAACAAATCTTTTTCTTACGCCGGAAAGCGCAAATCCTGTGCCAAACTAGAAAACGACATTTATCTGAAAAACAAACGACCAAGGATTGATCGTATTGTTCCAGAGACTAACGCAGTGAATACAACCATCGAGTTAACTGATGCATGGAGAAAGTACCTTGATGGTTCTCTTTCAATTAGCAGTTACAGAACCGGAAATAAAACAACCAATGGTGCTCAGCAAATGAGAAAGTGTCACAAAGATGGTAAAATGGACACGACTGCAGTGACTTCACGCCCTTTTGGAAAGGAGGGCCTGATCCGCAACAATGGCGGCAAATCTATGGAACTTGCCAATAAGCTTCCCAAGGCAGCCAAACCAATCCCACGACAACTCGTGAAAAATGGTGGCAAAAGGTTACTAAGTGGTGGTTATGCTTTAGATTATGATACTCTGCCAAAAGTTGTGGATGTGCTACCCTCGAATGTAGCTACTTTTATATCAGGATCGTTCAGTTCAATCAAAGAATGA
- the LOC137983273 gene encoding uncharacterized protein isoform X2 has translation MMTCEAHCGITSSFRACCQSGSCYQQFDAIPSQTLCIGRSLANGNNRHMMAAAQTGSPYLSAHSTVTRMASYSSSNECFLRPFLTREEYLWCSNLGAWSNCTTSKNVISPVAYQHGTSVRNFTGISTQSRPNSTGYPSFCNSGFDGYLCGQPACVPRSHAPKTSSSSEIQDKMTTNNPSHLSKSTVYKKRASECNLGKKKFASASHSRECIYHQPRRHMETNTAKDTTKEIHISTVVHKGSASKTMRRISEQYLCGDKSFDEMPPVCSLTVRQEAKGNKKRSTLLYNTTNKGYQHADVNKSFSYAGKRKSCAKLENDIYLKNKRPRIDRIVPETNAVNTTIELTDAWRKYLDGSLSISSYRTGNKTTNGAQQMRKCHKDGKMDTTAVTSRPFGKEGLIRNNGGKSMELANKLPKAAKPIPRQLVKNGGKRLLSGGYALDYDTLPKVVDVLPSNVATFISGSFSSIKE, from the exons ATGATGACGTGTGAAGCTCACTGCGGAATAACATCATCATTCCGAGCTTGTTGCCAGTCAGGGTCATGTTATCAACAGTTTGATGCCATTCCAAGCCAAACCTTGTGTATCGGCCGTAGTCTTGCCAATGGGAATAACCGGCATATGATGGCTGCAGCTCAGACAGGAAGTCCTTATC TTTCCGCGCATTCGACTGTTACAAGAATGGCCAGCTACAGCTCGTCAAATGAGTGTTTCCTGAGACCTTTCCTAACCAGAGAGGAATACCTATGGTGCAGCAACTTGGGCGCATGGTCAAACTGTACCACCTCAAAGAATGTCATATCCCCAGTCGCTTACCAACACGGTACTTCCGTCCGAAATTTCACAGGGATATCAACGCAAAGTCGACCTAATTCTACTGGTTACCCTTCTTTTTGTAACAGTGGCTTCGATGGCTACTTATGCGGCCAACCAGCGTGTGTTCCAAGGTCCCACGCCCCAAAGACGTCTTCATCGTCAGAAATTCAAGACAAAATGACCACCAACAATCCAAGTCACCTTTCAAAGAGCACAGTTTACAAGAAAAGGGCAAGTGAATGCAATCTCGGGAAAAAGAAATTTGCAAGTGCTTCACATTCCCGTGAATGTATTTATCATCAGCCTCGTAGACATATGGAAACAAACACAGCTAAGGATACAACCAAAGAAATTCATATTTCTACAGTCGTTCATAAGGGGTCTGCATCTAAAACTATGAGAAGAATTAGTGAGCAGTACCTATGTGGAGATAAGAGTTTTGACGAAATGCCACCCGTTTGCAGCTTGACTGTTCGCCAAGAAgcaaaaggcaacaaaaagagaTCCACTCTTCTTTACAATACAACAAATAAGGGCTACCAACACGCCGATGTAAACAAATCTTTTTCTTACGCCGGAAAGCGCAAATCCTGTGCCAAACTAGAAAACGACATTTATCTGAAAAACAAACGACCAAGGATTGATCGTATTGTTCCAGAGACTAACGCAGTGAATACAACCATCGAGTTAACTGATGCATGGAGAAAGTACCTTGATGGTTCTCTTTCAATTAGCAGTTACAGAACCGGAAATAAAACAACCAATGGTGCTCAGCAAATGAGAAAGTGTCACAAAGATGGTAAAATGGACACGACTGCAGTGACTTCACGCCCTTTTGGAAAGGAGGGCCTGATCCGCAACAATGGCGGCAAATCTATGGAACTTGCCAATAAGCTTCCCAAGGCAGCCAAACCAATCCCACGACAACTCGTGAAAAATGGTGGCAAAAGGTTACTAAGTGGTGGTTATGCTTTAGATTATGATACTCTGCCAAAAGTTGTGGATGTGCTACCCTCGAATGTAGCTACTTTTATATCAGGATCGTTCAGTTCAATCAAAGAATGA